A region of the Corynebacterium renale genome:
GTGGAAAAGCACGCCGGGCGCGCCGACGAAGTCCAGAAGACACAGTTTAGCCTGCTCGAGCTTTAGGCGCTGAGCCGGCGGCAGGCTTCCGCGATGACGTCTTCACTCTTGCAGTAAGCAAAGCGCACCATATCCGACCACGGTTCCGGATTGTCACAAAACGCAGACACAGGTATGCCAGCCACCCCGATCTCTTCCGGAGCCGACATACACCACTGCGCGGCATCGCGGGTAGCCACGCTCTCAGGCAGACGTGCACAAACGAAGAATGTTCCCGGACTATCAAAGACCTCCCACCCCGCCTGGGAAAGCGTCCAGGTTAATTCATCGCGACGCTGCTGCAGCGTCAACTGATTCTGTTCAATCCACCCGCGTTCATTATTCAAGGCGTAGGCCACAGCCGGCTGAAGAGGGGCACCAGAAGCAAACGTCAAGTATTGGGACACTCCCGCAATCGGCGCAAGTAACTCTTCCGGCGCGATGACCCATCCGACTTTCCATCCCGTGACGTTGAGCATTTTTGCCGCCGAGCTCACGGTGATTGTGCGTTCAGCAAGACTGCTTATCGACGCCGCCGGGGTGAACTCGACGCCATGCGTGAGGGTTTCGTAGACTTCGTCGGCAAGCACTACTGTCCGCGTCCCGTCGAGGAGTTCACCGAGCGATTGCAAAGCAGAGCTGCTAAAGACCGAGCCTGTGGGATTGTGCGGATTGTTGACGATGACCATCGCCGTTTCCGGCGACAAGGCTGCCTCGACGGCGATAATGTCGATGTCCCACGAGCGGGCGACCTGCTTCAACGGCACGCTGACACGCGAACCACCGGCTAACGAAATAGCCGCACCGTAAGAATCGTAGAACGGCTCTAGGACGATGACTTCATCACCAGGGTTCACGAATGCGAGCACCGAGGCAGCGATAGCCTCCGTCGCGCCAACTGTCGCGTATACGTTGCTAGGAGGGATCCTTAGCCCATAGCTGCTTTCCCGAAAAGCGGCCACCGCGCTCTTTAACTCTGAGATGCCTCCCGCCGGAGGGTACTGATTCCTGCCGCTAGTCAGCGCTTCGCAGGCTTTCTCGAGCATCGCCTGGGGACCGTCAGAATCGGGAAACCCTTGTCCAAGATTAATTGCATCGTGGCGTGAAGCTTCGGCGGTGATCGTCGAAAAGATAGATTCGCGGACGCCCCGCGCCCGAGCTGCCGGTTGGATAAACACTATGATTCCTTTGCTTGACGCCGACTGACAAGGTAACCCCGAGCACTGGAGACAATAACCGGAAGCAGCGAAATACCAACAATGACGAGAACGATGAGATCAATGCGATCAGCAATCCCCGGGATGCCTCCAAGTAGCACCCCGACCAGAGTCATGGAAACAATCCACAAGACCGCTCCCGTCACGTTCCATACGATAAAGTTACGGTATTTCATGTTCGCGGTACCGGCGGATACTGGGACGTAGGTCCTGACGATGGGGACGAAGCGGCCCAAGATTAAAGCTAAAGGACCGTGCTTCGCGAAAAATGCTTCCGCTTTGTGAAGGTATTCAAGTTTAAGCACGCGCGCGTCCTCAGAGAATAGCTTTCGGCCAAATTTGTGTCCAAGATAGAAGCCGACCTGATCTCCTAGGAATGCTGCCACAACACCAACGCCGATGATGCTGACGACCGTTAGATTGAGTTGGTCTTTAAGTATCGCTGCGGTAACTAGGAGGGAGTCACCGGGCAGGAATGGGAACAGGACGCCGGATTCAATAAAGATGATGAGGCCCAAGCCCGCGAGCGCCCAGGGCCCGAAACTGTTGAGGAGCTGAGTGGCGTCCATCAGATCAGAGATATGCATGGGTGTCCTTTCGGAGGAATTGATTGCTTTACACTACTCCGAAAAGCACAGAACGCCCTTATGAATAACCGCTACCGGAAAACATTCCGAGGAAACTCACAGGACGAGGAGCAGGTGGACGCGGGGGACACTCATCAACGACAAAAGGGTGGTCACACCACGTGACGTGGTGTAACCACCCTTTTTCTTGTATGTAATTTTTAGTGTTGGCGGCGACCTACTCTCCCACACGCTCCCGCATGCAGTACCATCAGCGATTAACAGGCTTAGCTACCGGGTTCGAAAAGGGACCGGGCGTACCCCTGCCACAATAACCACCAACACACTCAATAAACACAACCCCGAAAGGGACCATGCCCACAACACCACGTGTTGTGTCAAACACTGCACAGTGGACGCAAACACCCAACAAATCTTTGGGCTCGTTACAAACTTACTTGTGTGTTACGTTCGGCCAATTAGTACCAGTCACCTCCAACACTTACATGCCTTCCAGCCCTGGCCTATCAACCCCATCATCTCTAGGGAACCTCAAAAGAAACCTCATCTCGAAACAGGCTTCCCGCTTAGATGCTTTCAGCGGTTATCCCTCCCGTACGTAGCCAACCAGCCCTGCTCCTGGCGGAACAACTGGCACACCAGAGGTACGTCCAACCCGGTCCTCTCGTACTAGGGTCAGCCTTCCACAAGTTTCTACGCGCGCGGCGGATAGAGACCGAACTGTCTCACGACGTTCTAAACCCAGCTCGCGTGCCGCTTTAATGGGCGAACAGCCCAACCCTTGGGACCTACTCCAGCCCCAGGATGCGACGAGCCGACATCGAGGTGCCAAACCATCCCGTCGATATGGACTCTTGGGGAAGATCAGCCTGTTATCCCCGGGGTACCTTTTATCCGTTGAGCGACACCACATCCACAAGTAGGTGCCGGATCACTAGTCCCGACTTTCGTCCCTGCTCGAGCCGTCACTCTCACAGTCAAGCTCCCTTATACACTTACACTCAACACCTGATTACCAACCAAGCTGAGGGAACCTTTGGGCGCCTCCGTTACCATTTAGGAGGCAACCGCCCCAGTTAAACTACCCACCAGGCACTGTCCCCAACCCAGATCATGGGCCAAGGTTAGATGCCCAGTCCGATCAGAGTGGTATTTCACCAACGACTCCACAACACCTAGCGATGCTGCATCAACGTCTCCCACCTATCCTACACAAACCGAACCAAACACCAATACCAAGCTATAGTGAAGGTCCCGGGGTCTTTTCGTCCTGCCGCGCGTAACGAGCATCTTTACTCGTACTGCAATTTCACCGGGCCTGTGGTTGAGACAGCAGGGAAGTCGTTACGCCATTCGTGCAGGTCGGAACTTACCCGACAAGGAATTTCGCTACCTTAGGATGGTTATAGTTACCACCGCCGTTTACTGGGGCTTAAATTCTCCGCTTCGACCACAAAGTGATCTAACAGGTCCTCTTAACCTTCCAGCACCGGGCAGGCGTCAGTCCGTATACATCAACTTAACCGTCTTCGCACGGACCTGTGTTTTTAGTAAACAGTCGCTTCCCTCTATCCTCTGCGACCACCACCAGCAAAAACAGTGCAAGACCATTCCACCAGCAGTGGTCCCCCTTCTCCCGAAGTTACGGGGGCATTTTGCCGAATTCCTTAACCACAGTTCACCCGAACGCCTTAGTATTCTCTACCTGACCACCTGTGTCGGTTTAGGGTACGGGCCGATAATGCACTCGCTAGAGGCTTTTCTCGACAGTACAGGATCATCACCATCAACCAAAAAATGGTCTACGCATCACGCCTCACCCACAATACAGGACGGATTTACCTACCCTGCGGGCCACACGCTTACACCCCACACCAACCGGGGGCGTGACTACCTCACTGCGTCACCCCATCACTTGACTACTACCAACTCAGGTCCCAACCACACACCACCAACACACACAAAGTATGCGCTGACAGCATGTGGGAGGTTAGTATCATCAGCCTCGTCACTGGGCGCACATTATCGGGTACGGGAATATCAACCCGTTAACCATCGACTACGCCTGTCGGCCTCGCCTTAGGCCCCGACTCACCCTGGGAAGACGAACTTGACCCAGGAACCCTTAGTCATCCGGCGAACATGATTCTCACATGTTAATCGTTACTCATGCCTGCATTCTCACTCGCACACAGTCCACCACTCCTTACAGTATGGCTTCACCCCATGCACGACGCTCCCCTACCCATAATCAAAAAATTATGCCGCGGTTTCGGCGGTATGCTTCAGCCCCACTACATTGTCGGCGCAGAACCACTCGACCAGTGAGCTATTACGCACTCTTTCAAGGATGGCTGCTTCTAAGCCAACCTCCTGGCTGTCTTCGCGATCCCACATCCTTTTCCACTTAGCACACCCTTAGGGGCCTTAACCAACGATCTGGGCTGTTTCCCTCTCGACTCGACGGAGCTTATCCCCCGCAGTCTCACTGCCACACAACACTTCACCGGCATTCGGAGTTTGGCTGACATTGCTAAGATGATAGTCCCGCTCAACCAACCAGTAGCTCTACCTCCGGCAAGCTAACATGTGACGCTGCACCTAAATGCATTTCGGGGAGAACCAGCTATCACGGAGTTTGATTAGCCTTTCACCCCTACCCACAACTCATCCCCTCAGTTTTCAACCTAAGTGGGTTCGCGCCTCCACAACCTCTTACAATTGCTTCACACTGGCCATGGGTAGATCACTCCGCTTCGGGTCCAGGACATGCCACTACACAACACCCTTAATTAGGATTCGCTTTCGCTACGACTACCCCACAACGGGTTAACCTCGCGACATGCCGCTGACTCGCAGGCTCATTCTTCAAAAGGCACGCCATCACCCACATACGGGGCTCTGACGGATTGTAAGCACACGGTTTCAGGTACTATTTCACTCCCCTCCCGGGGTACTTTTCACCATTCCCTCACGGTACTATCCGCTATCGGTCACACTGAGTATTCAGGCTTACCGGGTGGTCCCGGCAGATTCACAGCAGACTCCACGAACCCGCTGCTACTCGGGAACACAATCACCACACCACACAACACATTCATGTACAGGACTCTCACCTACTACGGTCGGCCATCCCAAACCAGTTCCACTTGCGTCATATGACATGCGGGTGGGTCTGGCAGAACCCACAACAATTATCTCCCACAACCCCCTACACGCAACCCCTGCCAGGTATCACACGCATAAAGTTTAGCCATCATCCGCTATCGCTCGCCACTACACACGGAATCATATATTATTTTCTTCTCCTGTAGGTACTGAGATGTTTCACTTCCCTACGTAACCCCCACAACCACTATGAATTCATGGAAGGGTGACCACCAATAACAGTAGCCGGGTTTCCCCATTCGGACATCCTCGGATCAACGCTCCATTGACAACTCCCCGAGGCTTAACGCAGCCTTGCACGTCCTTCATCGGCTCAGCATACCAAGGCATCCACCGTGTGCCCTTACAACAAACACACAAGAACACCACCACAACCATCAAAAGACTGTGGTTAGTATCTAGTTACAATTCAACTTGCCACAAAAAATAAAGATGCTCGCGTCCACTATACAGTTCTCACACAACACCACCACACACCAAAAACAACACAACCAACAGTGTGTCATCCCAGCCTATGATGCACATGTTTCACACAACCACAAAGGGTTGCATGAGACACCCAACAGCATGCCAACGTTTATTCCTGCCACCATATGGTTACACGCACCACAAGAGGGGGTGTGATCCACCAGTAAAACAATTAATAAAAAATACTCCATAGAAAGGAGGTGATCCAGCCGCACCTTCCGGTACGGCTACCTTGTTACGACTTCGTCCCAATCGCCGATCCCACCTTCGACCACTCCCCCCAGAAAACTGGTTGGGCCATGGGCTTCGGGTGTTACCAACTTTCATGACGTGACGGGCGGTGTGTACAAGGCCCGGGAACGTATTCACCGCAGCGTTGCTGATCTGCGATTACTAGCGACTCCGACTTCATGGGGTCGAGTTGCAGACCCCAATCCGAACTAAGGCCGGCTTTCAGCGATTAGCATCTCCTCACGAAGTAGCACACGCGTTGTACCGACCATTGTAGCATGTGTGAAGCCCTGGACATAAGGGGCATGATGATTTGACGTCATCCCCACCTTCCTCCGAGTTAACCCCGGCAGTCTCTCATGAGTCCCCACCACAACGTGCTGGCAACATAAGACAAGGGTTGCGCTCGTTACGGGACTTAA
Encoded here:
- a CDS encoding VTT domain-containing protein — its product is MHISDLMDATQLLNSFGPWALAGLGLIIFIESGVLFPFLPGDSLLVTAAILKDQLNLTVVSIIGVGVVAAFLGDQVGFYLGHKFGRKLFSEDARVLKLEYLHKAEAFFAKHGPLALILGRFVPIVRTYVPVSAGTANMKYRNFIVWNVTGAVLWIVSMTLVGVLLGGIPGIADRIDLIVLVIVGISLLPVIVSSARGYLVSRRQAKES
- a CDS encoding aminotransferase class I/II-fold pyridoxal phosphate-dependent enzyme — encoded protein: MFIQPAARARGVRESIFSTITAEASRHDAINLGQGFPDSDGPQAMLEKACEALTSGRNQYPPAGGISELKSAVAAFRESSYGLRIPPSNVYATVGATEAIAASVLAFVNPGDEVIVLEPFYDSYGAAISLAGGSRVSVPLKQVARSWDIDIIAVEAALSPETAMVIVNNPHNPTGSVFSSSALQSLGELLDGTRTVVLADEVYETLTHGVEFTPAASISSLAERTITVSSAAKMLNVTGWKVGWVIAPEELLAPIAGVSQYLTFASGAPLQPAVAYALNNERGWIEQNQLTLQQRRDELTWTLSQAGWEVFDSPGTFFVCARLPESVATRDAAQWCMSAPEEIGVAGIPVSAFCDNPEPWSDMVRFAYCKSEDVIAEACRRLSA